A window of the Penaeus monodon isolate SGIC_2016 chromosome 11, NSTDA_Pmon_1, whole genome shotgun sequence genome harbors these coding sequences:
- the LOC119578554 gene encoding venom allergen 3-like, which yields MTGSVVASSFFRDKWGKRFIWQMNCRRTDLSALICDSRLSDASKLILKRLLPQCAIAAAQRDLEVFGAHVSAGGVECSLAVSDISGPLDLEAVQDPAFSVWIVQGFYAVETTTTTSTSTTTTGPTTTTGPTTSPSPWALLDPAHSMLLPENPDCVDLMGGITQSEISGILSAHNNYRAQVARGEESRGNPGPQPNATNIHEIVWSAELAMIAQAWAAQCPTMNDCQTCRITSTYNYVGQNMFRAFAFDSNPAWNAAVTKWYDNVVDFPNTYVSSFASAGMAGGYTQVIWAETLEVGCGGVHVQGATYIEKYYVCNYGPSGNFMGLPVYEAGETASACPAGPSITYPDLCA from the exons ATGACCGGTTCAGTCGTGGCGTCCAGCTTCTTCCGGGACAAGTGGGGAAAACGGTTCATATGGCAAATGAACTGCAG GCGTACAGACCTCAGCGCCCTTATCTGCGACTCTCGCCTCTCTGATGCTTCAAAACTAATTCTTAAGCGCCTCCTTCCGCAGTGCGCGATCGCCGCCGCGCAGAGAGACTTGGAGGTGTTCGGCGCCCACGTGTCTGCCGGCGGCGTGGAGTGCTCCCTCGCCGTCTCGGACATCTCGGGGCCCCTAGACCTCGAGGCCGTTCAGGACCCTGCCTTCAGCGTGTGGATTGTGCAG GGCTTCTATGCAGTGGAGACAACAACAACCACGTCTACTTCTACGACCACCACCGGACCTACTA CCACGACAGGGCCGACCACCTCGCCCTCGCCGTGGGCTCTGCTCGACCCCGCCCACTCTATGCTCCTCCCAGAAAACCCGGACTGTGTGGACCTGATGGGCGGAATCACCCAGTCAGAGATTTCAGGCATTCTTTCCGCCCACAACAACTATCGTGCGCAG GTGGCCAGGGGCGAGGAGTCCAGGGGGAACCCGGGGCCGCAACCCAACGCAACCAACATTCACGAAATAGTCTGGAGTGCCGAACTGGCGATGATTGCACAG GCTTGGGCTGCACAGTGCCCAACCATGAATGACTGCCAGACCTGCCGCATAACTTCCACCTACAACTACGTGGGACAGAACATGTTCAGGGCTTTTGCTTTCGATTCCAATCCG GCATGGAATGCGGCAGTAACAAAGTGGTACGATAATGTAGTCGATTTCCCCAACACATACGTATCGTCGTTCGCAAGCGCCGGTATGGCAGGGGGTTACACACAA GTGATATGGGCCGAGACTCTTGAGGTCGGCTGTGGAGGGGTGCATGTCCAAGGCGCTACGTATATTGAGAAGTACTACGTGTGCAACTACGGCCCTTCCGGAAACTTCATGGGCTTGCCTGTGTATGAGGCCGGTGAGACTGCTTCTGCCTGTCCTGCGGGGCCATCCATTACTTATCCTGATCTATGCGCATAG